One Pseudonocardia sediminis DNA window includes the following coding sequences:
- a CDS encoding MarR family winged helix-turn-helix transcriptional regulator, protein MSIAETAGTPAETTDGVTQDDLDLADTVVRELFMLIRQVKRSTERHRPEMIVDMAGYHVLAYLKVEGPQRAGEMAAAFHSDPSTISRQVSALVKSGLVERRADPGDGRASLLAATDEGVRVIETERHRRARVIASVLGSWSPGDRDALTELLARFLDDYQSFENQGES, encoded by the coding sequence GTGAGCATCGCCGAGACCGCCGGTACGCCCGCGGAGACGACCGACGGGGTGACCCAGGACGACCTGGACCTCGCCGACACCGTCGTCCGCGAGCTGTTCATGCTCATCCGGCAGGTCAAGCGTTCCACCGAACGCCACCGTCCGGAGATGATCGTCGACATGGCCGGCTACCACGTCCTGGCCTATCTCAAGGTCGAGGGACCGCAGCGCGCCGGCGAGATGGCGGCCGCCTTCCACTCTGACCCGTCCACGATCAGCCGGCAGGTGTCCGCGCTGGTCAAGTCCGGTCTCGTGGAACGCAGGGCCGACCCCGGTGACGGGCGGGCCAGCCTGCTCGCCGCCACCGACGAGGGCGTACGGGTCATCGAGACCGAGCGCCACCGCCGCGCCCGGGTGATCGCCTCGGTACTGGGCAGCTGGTCGCCGGGCGACCGCGACGCCCTGACCGAGCTCCTCGCCCGCTTCCTCGACGACTACCAGTCATTCGAAAACCAGGGGGAATCCTGA
- a CDS encoding DUF4326 domain-containing protein: MVDDDSARPAGPQRIRLRRKKGWRKPDGAVLVTRPGPWGNPFDVREMGREPAITEHRRWLFEQPDLVERVRDELAGHDLCCWCDPDQLCHADTLIEVANSRPGSLPEERAGEKA; encoded by the coding sequence ATGGTCGACGACGACTCCGCCCGCCCGGCGGGTCCGCAGCGGATCCGACTGCGTCGCAAGAAGGGCTGGCGCAAGCCCGACGGCGCGGTGCTGGTGACCCGTCCCGGTCCCTGGGGCAACCCGTTCGACGTCCGCGAGATGGGCCGCGAGCCCGCGATCACCGAGCACCGGCGCTGGCTGTTCGAACAGCCCGACCTCGTCGAGAGGGTGCGCGACGAGCTGGCCGGGCACGACCTGTGCTGCTGGTGCGACCCCGACCAGCTCTGCCACGCGGACACGCTGATCGAGGTCGCGAACTCCCGGCCCGGGAGCCTTCCCGAGGAGAGGGCCGGGGAGAAGGCGTGA